From one Chloroflexota bacterium genomic stretch:
- a CDS encoding transposase encodes MPTYQACQWFGVTPQAYYQARKRDLRKEAEAQLILALVREIRKRHPRMGAVGNAYDNAPAKRLNGILKTEYLLSSLFPSKSQAIETVAQAVHLYNFERPHLSLGYATPAHIFGSL; translated from the coding sequence GTGCCGACTTACCAGGCCTGCCAATGGTTTGGGGTCACGCCTCAGGCCTATTACCAGGCCCGGAAGCGAGACCTGCGGAAGGAAGCCGAAGCCCAACTGATTCTCGCCTTGGTGCGAGAGATACGGAAACGCCACCCTCGCATGGGTGCTGTAGGCAACGCCTACGACAATGCTCCGGCGAAACGGCTGAACGGCATCCTCAAGACCGAGTATCTTCTGAGTAGTTTGTTTCCAAGCAAAAGCCAAGCCATTGAAACCGTGGCGCAAGCCGTGCATCTTTACAACTTTGAACGACCTCACCTCTCCTTGGGGTACGCTACCCCAGCCCATAT